The DNA window CGTGAGGATGAAGTAGTAGTGCCTTCCGTCCTCGGACAGCACGCCCTTGCCGTTCATCACGCCGAGCAGGGTGTTCTCGTCGATCCGCTTGAAGTGGTCGAGGATGGGCCGCCGGTCGTAGATCATCGTGGCGGTCGGCTCCCCGCGGAACTCCACGGTCCAGAGGCTGGCGCCGCCGCGGGACCACTCCTGGTTGGCGTACCGGTTGCCCTCGTCGTCGAGGCAGACGATCGGGGTCACGTCGGTGAGCGAGGTGAACGTCTTGCCGTGCCAGCGGATCGTGGCGAGCTGCCCCTCGAACGGGTGGCCGCTGACGAACTCACTGCCCTGCCAGGAGCCGAGGATGTCCTCGGGCCGGACGGCCGGGAGCGCTGCCCAGAGCTGGTCCAGTTCGTCCGGGGTCGCCTTGCCGCCGTCGGCGCGGATCTCGGCGAAGCGGTCGCGTGGGTTCATTTCGATCGCCCTCCTCGTTGTTGCCAATCAGTAAACGGCATGAGTCAATGGGTCGGTCCCCAGATTGG is part of the Actinoplanes missouriensis 431 genome and encodes:
- a CDS encoding DUF4334 domain-containing protein — encoded protein: MNPRDRFAEIRADGGKATPDELDQLWAALPAVRPEDILGSWQGSEFVSGHPFEGQLATIRWHGKTFTSLTDVTPIVCLDDEGNRYANQEWSRGGASLWTVEFRGEPTATMIYDRRPILDHFKRIDENTLLGVMNGKGVLSEDGRHYYFILTKEAEARESEAKEAETKEAA